A region from the Drosophila mauritiana strain mau12 chromosome 2L, ASM438214v1, whole genome shotgun sequence genome encodes:
- the LOC117150497 gene encoding endoplasmic reticulum lectin 1: MAKSYVIIARISLLLNLIIAAVSHEAKDFDDSILYKIDFEVSDLVGQPDLGNQLRTFYTPDKEKYDCLIPTLEHQKEEEKSDKPELSPIVLLQPIFSALTCTYRIEAYWSYEICHGHHVRQYHEEREGKNVKFQEYYLGKWTDDKMKILTKAWSADIKAGVKPKYKSLKIDNTRYPYFEMEYSDGTMCDIINAPRTTMVRYVCYPHGKDDIYSFKETSSCNYEAIILSSTLCAIRGLHAEETKELSIQCFNSESEPHSPLSMLRSELKEWTESEADLLVFKEKAKTDGDLITFNNGDDIDKVLLKHFRNGYLKVDGDFQQLLLSIAASGTGPTPITDLTPLKDFISGKNCLTGGNGWWKYEFCYGRHVRQFHKDKTSEVELFLGYFSEEAHRAWSNANPDKGARRSGFTTSIWHHYGKGTHCEQIGVPREVDVKLTCTPVTNSGTAVSMYLLEPKTCQYILVVESPTICDLMHYADSQGLVKLEDLDKILVTETDKSTTSSASAPAPAPTSSTDEETRP; encoded by the exons ATGGCCAAGTCCTACGTGATAATTGCGAGAATATCATTGCTGCTGAATTTAATAATTGCAGCGGTTTCCCACGAAGCCAAAGATTTTGACGATtcaattttgtataaaattgATTTCGAAGTGTCGGATTTAGTTGGGCAGCCG GATTTGGGCAATCAGCTGCGAACATTCTACACGCCGGATAAGGAGAAGTACGACTGCCTGATTCCCACTTTGGAACACCAAAAGGAGGAGGAAAAGTCCGACAAGCCAGAGTTGT CTCCAATAGTTTTGCTGCAGCCCATTTTCTCCGCCCTGACCTGCACGTACCGCATCGAGGCCTACTGGTCGTACGAGATCTGCCATGGCCACCATGTGCGTCAGTATCACGAGGAGCGCGAGGGAAAGAACGTCAAGTTCCAGGAGTACTACCTGGGCAAATGGACCGATGACAAGATGAAGATACTGACAAAAGCCTGGAGCGCAGACATCAAGGCGGGCGTTAAGCCGAAATACAAAAGCCTGAAGATCGACAACACTCGTTATCCATACTTCGAGATGGAATACAGCGATGGCACTATGTGCGACATAATTAACGCTCCTCGCACCACAATGGTGCGCTATGTGTGCTATCCCCATGGCAAGGATGATATCTACTCCTTCAAGGAGACATCGTCGTGCAATTATGAGGCCATTATACTTTCCTCGACGCTGTGCGCAATTCGCGGCCTTCATGCCGAAGAGACCAAGGAACTATCCATACAATGTTTCAACTCCGAATCGGAACCGCACAGCCCGCTGAGCATGCTGCGATCGGAGCTGAAGGAATGGACTGAATCCGAGGCGGATCTGCTGGTTTTCAAGGAAAAGGCCAAGACGGATGGCGATTTGATCACCTTTAACAACGGCGATGATATAGACAAAGTCCTACTCAAGCACTTCAGGAATGGTTACCTGAAGGTAGACGGAGACTTTCAGCAGCTTCTGCTGTCTATAGCAGCCTCTGGAACAGGACCCACACCCATCACTGATCTGACGCCCCTTAAGGACTTTATATCGGGCAAGAACTGCCTAACTGGG GGCAATGGCTGGTGGAAGTACGAGTTCTGCTATGGGCGACATGTGCGTCAGTTCCACAAGGACAAGACCAGCGAAGTGGAGCTCTTTCTTGGCTACTTCTCAGAGGAAGCGCATCGTGCTTGGTCCAACGCCAACCCGGACAAAGGAGCACGCCGTTCCGGCTTCACGACATCCATCTGGCACCATTATGGCAAGGGAACCCACTGCGAACAGATTGGAGTGCCCCGCGAAGTGGACGTGAAGTTGACCTGCACACCTGTAACGAACAGCGGCACCGCTGTATCCATGTACCTGCTCGAGCCGAAGACGTGCCAGTATATCCTGGTCGTGGAGTCGCCCACAATATGTGATCTCATGCACTACGCCGATTCCCAGGGCCTGGTTAAACTGGAGGATCTGGACAAGATCTTGGTTACGGAAACCGATAAGTCGACTACCAGTTCggcttctgctcctgctccagctccaactTCCAGCACAGATGAGGAGACTCGTCCTTAG
- the LOC117150549 gene encoding uncharacterized protein LOC117150549 — protein MNVLDTQKPAISTIAGRSFSGLALGHLRLVVDLSPSQLAVRCVLNRIRNNRINSVKRIMSAYEKMPAEEPRRLSPIWFLVITFLLFATTLTAMAVIEAGRAQNNAGGESDLLILTRMWNHFKAGVDNDTEIATVERIARDAGNASNPSASASQQGRNFYEEQQAVVVNAESMDSPVLGQRQDAYGPPQSREDSYEQDPYYDVADDYGPGRYPSAESKEESEEEERFYDKEDTGEGRSQQARPYDSFYAPWSYKQQPTPVAAHPAAEGNNRKLQAPYAPSRSPYPAYDEMYDYPMGFQPRPHPETAMAKQSQPTSDNAVVQIQSESTLVTVLKSLKQIWDLYQALMSAWNAVSERHQQSTEKFRQEQAAKKAEKEQLRQQQQQKTRINSKKPPRIEGNKKNQNKRPTTTTTKAPEVSDEEEEAEEKEQSQKTVEKVETVTTSAPATKVSALKGEKGNLRSVRGLRQRRDAEAEEKAETDVGEGRYIKGDPLKGYYDFVITEGSYKFWAVFQVGTALLIIYSTFAAIYYSKVNPLTSDYDYTDYLGGVRSLSGGDADFVDDGDAATPPVSTTSRIMEWLPRTAHSIQFILDAIDKVPVDHDKDKELGWSTAQRDTPALGMR, from the exons ATGAATGTTCTAGATACCCAAAAACCCGCCATTAGCACCATTGCCGGGCGGAGTTTTTCTGGCTTAGCATTGGGACATCTTCGGTTAGTTGTCGACTTATCTCCGAGCCAACTGGCCGTGCGGTGTGTGCTGAACAGGATTCGAAACAATAGAATCAATAGTGTCAAACGGATAATGTCTGCCTACGAGAAAATGCCGGCGGAGGAGCCACGACGCCTCTCACCCATTTGGTTTCTGGTGATCACGTTTCTTCTCTTTGCCACCACCTTAACGGCGATGGCCGTGATCGAAGCTGGACGGGCACAGAACAACGCGGGCGGAGAAAGCGATCTCCTAATCCTCACGCGCATGTGGAATCACTTCAAGGCCGGTGTCGATAATGATACGGAAATTGCCACGGTGGAGCGAATTGCTAGGGATGCCGGAAATGCAAGCAATCCGAGTGCATCCGCATCGCAGCAGGGCAGAAACTTCTACGAGGAGCAGCAGGCGGTGGTGGTGAATGCAGAGAGCATGGATTCTCCCGTGTTGGGACAACGCCAGGATGCCTACGGTCCGCCGCAGAGTCGCGAGGATTCCTACGAGCAGGATCCGTACTACGATGTGGCCGATGACTACGGACCTGGACGATATCCCAGTGCAGAGTCCAAAGAGGAGTCGGAAGAGGAGGAGCGCTTCTATGATAAGGAAGACACCGGTGAGGGCAGGTCACAGCAGGCACGTCCGTACGATTCCTTCTACGCTCCGTGGTCATACAAACAGCAGCCAACTCCAGTGGCTGCTCATCCCGCAGCCGAGGGCAACAATAGAAAGCTCCAGGCGCCTTATGCTCCTAGCAG ATCGCCCTATCCCGCCTACGATGAGATGTACGACTATCCCATGGGCttccagccacgcccacatccGGAAACAGCGATGGCCAAGCAATCCCAGCCCACCTCCGACAATGCAGTAGTCCAAATCCAAAGTGAATCCACACTGGTCACCGTGCTGAAGAGCCTCAAGCAGATTTGGGATCTGTATCAGGCACTGATGAGTGCCTGGAACGCGGTCAGCGAACGCCATCAGCAGAGTACTGAGAAGTTCCGCCAGGAGCAGGCGGCGAAGAAAGCCGAGAAGGAGCAACtgcgtcagcagcagcaacagaagaCCAGGATAAACTCCAAGAAACCGCCGCGAATTGAGGGAAACAAAAAGAACCAGAACAAGAGGCCgactacaacaacaactaagGCTCCAGAAGTCTCtgatgaggaggaggaagcgGAGGAGAAGGAACAGTCGCAGAAGACAGTGGAGAAAGTTGAGACAGTCACAACATCGGCACCAGCCACCAAAGTCTCGGCACTCAAGGGGGAAAAGGGAAATCTGAGATCGGTGCGTGGACTGCGCCAAAGACGCGATGCCGAGGCGGAGGAGAAGGCTGAAACGGATGTGGGCGAGGGTCGCTACATCAAGGGTGATCCTCTCAAGGGTTACTACGATTTCGTCATCACGGAGGGCTCCTACAAGTTCTGGGCCGTCTTTCAG GTGGGCACAGCTCTGCTGATCATCTACTCGACGTTCGCCGCCATTTACTACTCCAAGGTGAATCCGCTGACCAGTGACTACGACTACACGGATTACCTGGGTGGAGTTCGTTCGTTGTCCGGCGGAGATGCGGATTTCGTGGACGACGGCGATGCAGCGACACCGCCCGTCTCGACCACCTCTCGCATCATGGAGTGGCTGCCACGGACGGCGCATTCCATCCAGTTTATACTGGATGCCATCGACAAGGTGCCAGTGGATCATGATAAGGACAAGGAGCTCGGCTGGTCCACGGCGCAAAGGGACACGCCGGCGCTGGGAATGAGATAG